The stretch of DNA CGCGGTGACCGGGAGCTCACGGTGATCGCGGCGATGCACGATCTGACGTCGGCCGCGCAGTACGGGCAGCGACTGGTTCTGCTCGATCGCGGCCGCATCGTCGCCGACGGGGCGCCGGCCGAGGTGCTGACCGTCGATCGTCTGCGCGAGGTGTACGGTGCGCGCGTGGAGATACTCGAACGGTCAGACGGTCCGGCGGTTCTGCCGTTGCGATCGACCGGAGAGAAGGCCTGATGGAGGTCGTGCTCCTCGGCTCCGGCGCGGCGGACGGTTGGCCGAACCCGTTCTGCGACTGCGGTTCGTGCGGCGACGCACGAACGTCGGGGACCTCGCGCGGACAGACGGCCGCACTCGTCGACGACCGGCTGCTCCTGGACTGCGGCCCCGAAGTCGCCGGGGCGGCCGGACGCGCGGGTCGTTCGCTGGCCGGGCTCCGATACGTCCTCATCACGCACGCCCATCCCGACCATCTCGGCCCGCAACTGCTGCTCTGGCGGTCGTGGATCGACGATCTCGACGAACTGTGCGTCGTCGGCCCCGCGACCGCGCTCGAGGCATGTCGAGACTGGACTGGCCCCGACGACGCCGTCCGCTTCATTCCGGTCGCCGCCGGGGAGCGGATCCGACTCGGCCCCTACGATGTGCGGGTCCTGCCCGCGCAGCACCGGGTCCTCGTCGACGGTGACGCGGTCCTCTACGACGTGACCGACGCGCACGGCGAGAGGCTGCTGTGGGCCACCGACACCGGACCGTGGCCGCGGGACCGGTTCGCCGCTGTCGCCCACGCACGGTACGACGCGGTGTTCCTCGAAGAGACCTTCGGCGACCGGGACGGACTGTCCGCGGGACACCTCGGGTTCGCCGGTTTCGGTGACATGATCGCGACCATGCGTGAGGTCGAAGCAGTCACGGATCGAACCGACGTGGTGGCCGTGCACCTCGGTCATCACAATCCGCCGAACGCCGAACTGTCCCGTCGACTCGAGATGGTCGGTGCGCGGCCCGGCCGTGACGGCGAAGTCGTCGTACTCGGCGGGGCGGCGACGCGGCCGCACCGTGTGTTCGTCACCGGCGGGGCGCGATCGGGGAAGTCGTGTCACGCCGAGGCGATGCTCGCCGACGTCGTGGACGTCGTGTACATCGCCGCGGGCGGACCGCGAGACGACGATCCCGACTGGGCGCGGCGAGTGGCCGCGCACCGGGCCCGTCGCCCGTCGACGTGGACGACCCTGGAGACCACCGACCTCGCCGCGACACTGCGGGCGACGACGGCGCCGGTGCTGATCGACTGCCTCGGCACCTGGCTCGCCGCGCGCTGCGACCATCACGGTGTGTGGACCGGCGGCGACCTCGCCGGGGTGCGTGCAGAGGCGGCCGATCTCGTCGCCGCCTGGCGGACGCGGGCGGCGGCGACCGTCGCGGTGAGCAACGAGGTGGGCAGCGGCGTCGTGCCGGGCACTCCTGCCGGACGCCTGTTCCGTGATGAGCTCGGGCGCCTCAACGCGGCGGTCGCGGCAGCGTCCGACCGCGTGGTGCTGATGGTCGCGGGCTGTCCGCTCTCCGTCCGCTGACATCGGACGGTACGGCGATCGACCGCTCGCGCACGCGACGTCCGGAAGAAGACTTGGTTACCGAGAGGTGACGGCACGGGCCGCCCACCGGTGCGCGGCCGCGGCACGCCGTCGACGAAGAAGCCGTGCCGCGCGGAATCGTCGGCCGCGTCGACAGATCCCGGATCCGCCTCGCGTGGGCCCTGACATGCGGGTTCGGGTTGTGCTCAAGCTGCGAGAAACCTACGAGAAGCTGTGCGCTGCAAGGGTTCCCGATAGATCACAGTGATCGGTCGCGGGTGTCCCGAGAGGCTGTCGGCGGTGCTGAATGATGCGCGACACAGGCATTGATCGGGCCGTACGCGAGGAGCTATTGATGGGGTGCGGGCCGCCGCCGTCGACATGTCGTCGACGGCATCGGTTCGGATCAGGAATCGCGGCCGACCGCCCGAGGGGGAGATCTGATGGAGTACACCGAACTCGCCGACTATCCGATGCACGAGGGACACGTTCTGGGCTGGGTGCCGAACGCCGGTCCCGGTTCGTGGCGCGATGACGAGCGACGCCTGTCGACCGACCACGAGTCGCATGTCGGCCGCGCGCACGCCGATCCGGACCGACATCGCGGTTCGTGGATCGGAGGGGCCTTCCGGATCGCCGGTCCGCTCCTGCGGGACGTCTTCGCCGCTGCGCTGGCGGACTGGCTCGGTCGCCACGAGGCGTATCGGACGACGGCTGTGGCGACCGACACCGGGTGGCGTCGGCGCACGGTCGCACCCGAATCCGTCGAGGTCGCGGTGCGACCGGTGCCCGAACCGTGCGGCGGCTCGGACGCCTGCGCACGTCTCGAAGAGTTCTTCGCCGAGGTCGTGTCGTCGGTGCGCTGGCCGCACCTGGCCGTGGTGACTGTGGAGCCGGACTCCGCGTGCCGCGACGAGGCGGCGTTCTTCACAGTCGTGTTCGCCGCCGACCACACGGTGATGGACGCCTACACGCAGGCTTTCACGATCGGTGAGTTCACCGAGCTGTACCGGGCGCGTCTCGCCGCGGCCGGGTCCGAGCTGCCGCCGTGCGGCTCGTATGTGGACTTCAGCGCCGCCGAGAGAGCCGTCGACGACGCCCTCGACGCGACGCATCCGGCGGTGCGGAGGTGGGGTGCACTGATCGACACCGGCTTCCCCGGGTTCCCACTGCCGCTGGGACCGGGCGGCGTCGACGGCGGCGGTCAGCAGGCGAGCCTGTCCCGGTGGCTGCTCGACGCGCCGGCCACCGAATCGTTCGTCGCGGCCGCGAAGCGGTTCGGCGGCTCGCAGACCAGTGGTTTCGTCGCGGCGGTGAAGTCCGCGCTGGGCAGGTTGGGCGCCGACGGTCTGCGGTTCGTCATGCCGATGCACACCAGGTACACACCGGAACTGGCGACGGCCGCCGGGTGGTTCGTCGGTGTGATGCCGGTCGACGACCGGATGGACGGAGCCGGCTCGTTCGGCGAGGCCGTCCCGGGCACCGCCGTAGCACTTCGGGCGAACCGCGACGTGGTGCCGTTCTCATTGAGCCGGATCACCGACCTGCTCGGTGTCGGGGAGGCCCCGCAGTTCGTGGTGTCCTACATCGACGGTCGAGCGGTGCCCGGTGCGAATCGCTGGTCCGCGCACGATCGCGTGCTGCGCAGTCGAGTGCGCAGCGACTCGGAAGTGTACCTGTGGATCAATCGGGCGGCCGGCGGACTCAACCTGTCGATGCGGTATCCGAACAACGACGTCGCGACGGCGTCGGTGCATGCCTTCGTCGCCGAGTTCGCCGCCGTGCTGACCGAGGTCGCGTCGCACGGCGACGCCTCGATCGGACAGAGCGCCGCGGTCGACGGGAGCACGCGATGAGGATAGCGGCGGCCCGCGACTGGCGCCCGGGTCCCGGCACCGTCGTCGACTGGTCGGCGACCGCGGCGACGACGGCCGCGGCCCGTCGGGCGCCGGCGCATCCCGTGGGGCCGTCGTTCCTGCAGCGCGATCACATTCTGGCGGTGCGCGCGCAGCGGGACGCGGGCGTCGAGCACCGGGCGTTCACGTGTGCGTGCGTGTCGGTGCCGGGCGTCCTCGACGTCGACCGGATGACCGCGGTGCTCGCCGACTTCCTGCGCGATCACGACGGCTGGCGGTCGACGTTCCGCGCCGACGGCGACGACGTGGTCCGCGGCTTGGTCGACGCCTCCGACATCGAACTCGACGCGCACACCTGCCCGGCGGGCACCGATCCCGTCGAGCACGTGGCCGAGCGACTGCCCGCGACCGCGGTGTTCGACGTGTTTCCGGCGGCGGCGTTCGGGGCGGTGGCGCACACCGAGTCGTTCGACTTCTACTTCGCGATCGACCACGCGTACGGCGACGCGGCGTCGCAGGCGATCGGACTCGCCGAGATCCTCGGCCGTTACCGGGACGAACCGGGCCGTCCTCGCGCGGTCGCAGGCTCGAGCCACATCGAGTACACAGCGGCCGAAGCCGGCCGCGCGGCGTCGCTGACGTCGTCGTCGCCGTCGGTGCGCCGCTGGCGAGAGCTTCTGGTGGACGGGCCCTCGCCCAGGCGTCCGGACTTTCCACTCGACCTCGGGATCGTCGACGGACGACCGCAGCGGGTGCGGATCGATCAGGTCCCGATCGCGGACGCGGCTCGCACCGATCGGCTGGGGGAGTGGGCCCGCACCGCGAACGTCGGGCTGTCGACACTGGTCTTCGCGGCGCTCGGGGTCACCGAACGGCGGCTGGCGGGTCGGGACCGCTACGTCACGACCACCGTGTTGAGCACTCGGCGGGGTGATCACCTCGCCTCGCAGGGCTGGTACATCAACTTCGTGCCGGTCGCGTTCGCGGTGCGCGGCGACGCGGTCGCCGACGTGGTGCGCGATGCGGCGGACGCCCTCGCCGTCGCCCGCGAGATGGCGGCGGACCCGGTGCACGGAGCACTCGGCGTGCTGATCGGAGAGGGCGTCCTCGACCCCTCGGTCATCACGAACCCGCAGATGGTGTCGTATATCGACTTCCGATGGTTTCCAGCGGCGGAGGCCCTGCGCGACGCGGTGATATTCACCGGTGAAGGCGTGACCGATCACGCGTCCATCTGGGTGAGCCGCACCGACGACGGATTGTTCGCCGCCGCTCAGCGCCCGGACAATCCGATCGCGGAGGCGTCGGTGGCGCGATACTTCGACACGGTGGCGCAGGTCCTCGCCGACCTGGACGGAGCCGACCGGTGAGAATCGGGTCGGCCGCGGACGACAGGCTCACCGCGGACGACAATCTGTTCGTCGTCATGGAACGGGTGCTGAACCTTCCCGTCGTCAATCAGGTGGTGTGGCGAGTCGGCGACGACGTCGACGAGGCGGCGGTCCGACGCCTGGGCGACGGACTGCGCGCGGGACGCCTGTCGCGACTGGTGGTCCGGACCCGCGGGCTCGGCCGCGACCGATGGCTGTTCACCCCGGCCGCCGGCGCGGTGACCGGCACCGCGGAACCGGTGCCGGTCGGCGGCGACGGGGCATGGGCGCGTGAGCGTCTGGCGGACGGCGTCGACAGCGTCGCCGGACCGTCGTGGCGTCTGACGACCGCGCCGACCGCGGACGGCGGACGGCTGGTCTCCCTGGTGTTCTCCCACGTGATCGCCGACGGCGGCGCGGTGATCGCCGCCGTCGACGAGGCCGTCCGAGGAGATCCCCACCGACCCGATCCGGTTCGCGGGCCGCGCGCGGTTCGCGCTCTCGTGGACGCGGCGTCGTTGGGAGGGGCGGCCGCCCGTGCCGCGGTCACGGCGGCCCGCGGCGTCCGTCCACCGGTCCGGTCCGGTGACGGCGGTCGAGGACGCACCGTTCACCGGCCCGAGCATCGCGGTCACCGTGGACGTCGACAATTTCGACCGGGTCGCCGTGCGGGCTGGCGGCACTCCGAACTCGCTGTTCGTCGCGTTGGTCGTCGGCGTGCTCGCGGCGAGCGGCCGCGTCGTCGACGGCGAGGACGTGCCGGTGGAACTGCCGGTGTCGCTGCGAGGCACGGACGACCTCCGGGCCAATGCGACCGCTGCCGCGAGTGCCGTGACGCCCGCGGGACGCTACGACGATCTGTCCGAACTGCGCCGGGCATGTCGGGAGGCGTATGTCCGCCGCGAGCGCACCACGAGTCCGATGGCGGCGACCGTCGTGGTCGCCCAGGCGCTCCCCGACCGTCTCATCGCACGGATCGCCGACGGCGTCGGCGCGCCCCTGTGCCTGGCCTCCGGACTCGGCGCGCTGCCGGACACGGTCGCCTCGCTCGGCGGGGCCGCGGCGGGACCGGTCATGATGCGAGCGGCGACGGTCGGGGCGTCCGCGGCTCGGATCGCCGGGCTGGGCGGCGGAGTCAGCGGATGGTGCACACGCGGCCCGGCGGTGGTGACGATCTGCCTCGGTTCCCTGGACCCGGTCGCGGTCCCCGACCGCTCGAGGCTCGCCGAACTGTTCGGCGACGAGTTGGCGAAGTGGGACCTGTCGGCATCGGTCTGGCTGGAGTGACGAGCCTGTGGACAACCGGATCGACGGATTCTCGTTGCGCCGATAACCTGACCGGCATGCGCGACGACAAGCTCCTCACCCGCATCGCGGGGCTGCTGCGGCAGGCCGAAGGCACCGACAACGAGCACGAGGCCGAGGCGTTCATGGCGGCCGCCCAACGACTCGCGACGGCGTCGTCGATCGACCTCGCGCTGGCCCGCGCCCACGACCGCGGTGTCCGCGACACCGCGACACCGGTCACCCGACAGGTGACCATCGGCGAGAAGGGCAAGCGCGGTCTGAAGACCTATGTGCAGCTCTTCGTGCAGATCGGTCGGGCCAACGATCTGACGGTCGACGTCGCGTCGAACTCGACATTCGTCATCGCCTACGGATTCGAGTCGGATCTGGACACGACGGAGGCGCTGTACACCTCGCTCGTGATCCAGATGGTCGCCGCCAGTGACGCGTACCTGAAGTCGGGCGCCTACAAGGGACAGACGGCCCGGCAGGTCGTCACCGTCGGCGACGGGTACTTTCGCCGTCGCGCCGTCACGGAGAAGCCGTTGTCGCCGATCACCGCGCGCTTGAACTTCCAGTCGGCGTTCGCCGAGCGAATCGGCAGGCGTCTGCAGGAGGCGCGCGACGAGCAGCGTGCCGAAGCCGTGGCGGCCGAGGCCCCGCAGTCGGGCGGATCCACCGCGATCGCACTGCGTGACAAGGAGATCGAGGTGCGCGACTTCTATCGGCGGGCGTCGTCGGCCCGCGGTACGTGGCGGCCGTCGTCGGCGCGTTCGGGGTATTCGACGGCGGCGCGCCGAGCGGGAGACCGGGCCGGGAGTCGGGCGCGTATCGGTGGAGACCGAGAACTGCCGGGCGCTCGCGGAGCCATCGAGGAGTGACGCGCGATGAGCGCCGCTCCCGCGTCTACGACGCCGAGCGGCTCGTGCACCGGATGTTCGAGCGCGCCGGGAGCGCCCGCACCGTGCAGATCGCGGCCGCAGAGCTCACGTTGCCGCCCGAGGGCAGGTTCTCATCGGTCGAGTCGGTGCAGCGGTACGTCGACCGGGTGCTCGGCCTGCCTTCGGTGCGGGAGGGCTTTCCGCGTGCGGCGCGGTCGGTCACCGTGCGGCATCGCCGCGGCGATCGGGCCGCACACTACGAACGCGAGAACGCGGTGATCGCCGTCCCCGATGCGACCGACGGCTCCTGGGCCCTGCGCGAGCTGGTCGTCCTCCACGAGATCGCGCATCACCTCGACGAGCGACCGCCCGGATCCGCGCCGCACGGGTCGTCGTTCGTCGACACACTCATCGACCTCGTCGGCCTGGTCCTCGGACCGGAGACCGCGCTGATCTACCGTGTGGTGTTCGGCGACAGCGGAGTGCGGTGACCCGTGCGCGGGCCGTGGACGGGCGGCCCGGTCAATCGACCGGCGCCACGCTCACCACCGGCACCGGATCGACGCCGAGGTCGCCGTCGGCCTGGAAGGTCAGATAGCTCGGCTTGTTCGGATCGAGCACCAGCTGCTGACGACGCCGACGCGCCTTGATCAGGTCGGGGACGATCGTCAGATACCGCGGCAGGCTCGCGGCGTACACGTCGACCCGGAGACGATGTCCGACGGCCAGGACCGCGTCGGTCGGGACCAGGTCGACGTCGATGCGCACGGGTTCGTCGGCGGGCACCGGCAGTCGGCGCTCCCGCGACAGATAGTGGACGGCGTCGAGCAGCACACCGTCGTCGGTGTAGGTCGACCGCGACGGATCCAGCGCGCGATTCGACGAGGTCAACGCGCCGTTGGTGAGAACCGTCGAGGTGCCGTCGGGTGCGACGTCGTTGACGGTCACCGCCCAGATGCCCTCGTGCGCGGTGGTCGAGACGTTCAGCCGAAGGTTCATCTGTCCGGAGATCTGGGTGGGGACGCCGACCGGTTCACTGGTGAACGTCAGTCCGCCGACCTCCTGGAACCGGGCGTCGGTCGAGAAGTCCTTCCCGAGCACGATCGCGGCACCCGCCGTGACCTGAGCGGCGTCGCGCGAGACGAAGCCGCGAAGATCCGGAGTGATTCGCAGCGACCGTCGACGGGCCGCCGGACCGTCGCGCAGACTCCCGTCGTGCCGGGTGTGGCCCGCGGTCCCGGACGGAGCCTCTGCGAGGAACAGCCGCCGCGGCCGGACGTCCGCCCGCGGATACTCCGAGCTGCACGACCACTGCCCGCCCTGCTGTTGCATCACGATCGGTCCGTATTCGTCGACGCCGTTGTCCAGCCCCTTGAGCCACTTGTCGAACCAGGCGCGTTCGAGCACGTCGAGCCGCGGCGGCCGACCCGGGGATCCGTGATCGCATCCGGGATCGAAGTGGTATCCGTCGGCCACCAGCATCTGCTTGCGGCCGGGCGCCATGCGCAGTGTCGAGTAGACGCGCGTGGCGCTCCGCCCGAACAGGTCGTGCCAGCCGCCGACGGTGAACGTCGGACACTCGATGTCCTCGATCCGCGGATTGCGCTCGTCGAAGTACGGGTCGTCGAAGATCCGGTCGTCGCGCGCCGTGAGGAAACCCCACAGCAGCGACGGCATCTCGGAGGCCGGTGAAGAGAGTCGGTCGCGCAGCCACCGGTAGGCGTCGCCGCGGAGGACGTCCGCGACGGCCGTCGCCGGGTTCGGCAGCCATTTGAGCCCGTTCACCAGTGTCAGCCACAGTGGAATGAACGCCGAGGGCATGCCGCCGGTCAGATAGACGTCGCGGACCATGTCGGCGCCGCCCTCGACCGCGAACACCGCCTTGAGCGCGGCCGGTCGGTGCCCGGCGGCCTGTAGCGAGTTGATCGCCGAATACGACCACCCCGCCATGCCGACGTTCCCGTCGCACCAGGGCTGCTCGCTGATCCACTCGATGACCTCGACCGAGTCCCGTTGCTCGCGGGGCGACAGGATCTCCCAGCGGCCCTGGGAGGCGCCGGTGCCGCGCACGTCGACGATCACCTGCGTGTACCCCGACCGCACCAGGTTCCGATTGACGCCGAACACGTCCCACAGTCCGGTGCCGAACGTGCGGCCGATGCGTGAGGCGCCGTCGCCGAGGGGGATCGCGGCACTCGCCGAACGGACCGCCGAACCGATGACCGGAGCGTGCAGCGCATGGTCGATGCCGTCGATCACCGCACGGTTGTACGGATTCACGTTGAGGACGGTCGGCAGTGCGGTCTTGACGGGTTGACCGAGAACATTCGCCGGGCGCACGAGGGTCGCTCGCAGCCGGGTCCCGTCGTCCATCGTGATCGTGATGCTGCGGTCGATGTGCACGCGCGGGTACGGCTGCCGACCGTCCACGGCCTCGGCCCATCCGCGAGCCGGCGTCCCGCCGTCGGCGCCGGACTGCGACGGCCGGACGGCCCCGCGCGGCCGATCGGCGAACTCTCCATAGTCGAGTTGCAGTGTCACGATTCGCACACCGCCCTTCCGTT from Gordonia humi encodes:
- a CDS encoding DUF2786 domain-containing protein, with the protein product MRDDKLLTRIAGLLRQAEGTDNEHEAEAFMAAAQRLATASSIDLALARAHDRGVRDTATPVTRQVTIGEKGKRGLKTYVQLFVQIGRANDLTVDVASNSTFVIAYGFESDLDTTEALYTSLVIQMVAASDAYLKSGAYKGQTARQVVTVGDGYFRRRAVTEKPLSPITARLNFQSAFAERIGRRLQEARDEQRAEAVAAEAPQSGGSTAIALRDKEIEVRDFYRRASSARGTWRPSSARSGYSTAARRAGDRAGSRARIGGDRELPGARGAIEE
- a CDS encoding CocE/NonD family hydrolase, which encodes MTLQLDYGEFADRPRGAVRPSQSGADGGTPARGWAEAVDGRQPYPRVHIDRSITITMDDGTRLRATLVRPANVLGQPVKTALPTVLNVNPYNRAVIDGIDHALHAPVIGSAVRSASAAIPLGDGASRIGRTFGTGLWDVFGVNRNLVRSGYTQVIVDVRGTGASQGRWEILSPREQRDSVEVIEWISEQPWCDGNVGMAGWSYSAINSLQAAGHRPAALKAVFAVEGGADMVRDVYLTGGMPSAFIPLWLTLVNGLKWLPNPATAVADVLRGDAYRWLRDRLSSPASEMPSLLWGFLTARDDRIFDDPYFDERNPRIEDIECPTFTVGGWHDLFGRSATRVYSTLRMAPGRKQMLVADGYHFDPGCDHGSPGRPPRLDVLERAWFDKWLKGLDNGVDEYGPIVMQQQGGQWSCSSEYPRADVRPRRLFLAEAPSGTAGHTRHDGSLRDGPAARRRSLRITPDLRGFVSRDAAQVTAGAAIVLGKDFSTDARFQEVGGLTFTSEPVGVPTQISGQMNLRLNVSTTAHEGIWAVTVNDVAPDGTSTVLTNGALTSSNRALDPSRSTYTDDGVLLDAVHYLSRERRLPVPADEPVRIDVDLVPTDAVLAVGHRLRVDVYAASLPRYLTIVPDLIKARRRRQQLVLDPNKPSYLTFQADGDLGVDPVPVVSVAPVD
- a CDS encoding bifunctional adenosylcobinamide kinase/adenosylcobinamide-phosphate guanylyltransferase, which gives rise to MEVVLLGSGAADGWPNPFCDCGSCGDARTSGTSRGQTAALVDDRLLLDCGPEVAGAAGRAGRSLAGLRYVLITHAHPDHLGPQLLLWRSWIDDLDELCVVGPATALEACRDWTGPDDAVRFIPVAAGERIRLGPYDVRVLPAQHRVLVDGDAVLYDVTDAHGERLLWATDTGPWPRDRFAAVAHARYDAVFLEETFGDRDGLSAGHLGFAGFGDMIATMREVEAVTDRTDVVAVHLGHHNPPNAELSRRLEMVGARPGRDGEVVVLGGAATRPHRVFVTGGARSGKSCHAEAMLADVVDVVYIAAGGPRDDDPDWARRVAAHRARRPSTWTTLETTDLAATLRATTAPVLIDCLGTWLAARCDHHGVWTGGDLAGVRAEAADLVAAWRTRAAATVAVSNEVGSGVVPGTPAGRLFRDELGRLNAAVAAASDRVVLMVAGCPLSVR
- a CDS encoding TIGR04338 family metallohydrolase, which translates into the protein MTRDERRSRVYDAERLVHRMFERAGSARTVQIAAAELTLPPEGRFSSVESVQRYVDRVLGLPSVREGFPRAARSVTVRHRRGDRAAHYERENAVIAVPDATDGSWALRELVVLHEIAHHLDERPPGSAPHGSSFVDTLIDLVGLVLGPETALIYRVVFGDSGVR
- a CDS encoding condensation domain-containing protein, yielding MEYTELADYPMHEGHVLGWVPNAGPGSWRDDERRLSTDHESHVGRAHADPDRHRGSWIGGAFRIAGPLLRDVFAAALADWLGRHEAYRTTAVATDTGWRRRTVAPESVEVAVRPVPEPCGGSDACARLEEFFAEVVSSVRWPHLAVVTVEPDSACRDEAAFFTVVFAADHTVMDAYTQAFTIGEFTELYRARLAAAGSELPPCGSYVDFSAAERAVDDALDATHPAVRRWGALIDTGFPGFPLPLGPGGVDGGGQQASLSRWLLDAPATESFVAAAKRFGGSQTSGFVAAVKSALGRLGADGLRFVMPMHTRYTPELATAAGWFVGVMPVDDRMDGAGSFGEAVPGTAVALRANRDVVPFSLSRITDLLGVGEAPQFVVSYIDGRAVPGANRWSAHDRVLRSRVRSDSEVYLWINRAAGGLNLSMRYPNNDVATASVHAFVAEFAAVLTEVASHGDASIGQSAAVDGSTR
- a CDS encoding condensation domain-containing protein — translated: MRIAAARDWRPGPGTVVDWSATAATTAAARRAPAHPVGPSFLQRDHILAVRAQRDAGVEHRAFTCACVSVPGVLDVDRMTAVLADFLRDHDGWRSTFRADGDDVVRGLVDASDIELDAHTCPAGTDPVEHVAERLPATAVFDVFPAAAFGAVAHTESFDFYFAIDHAYGDAASQAIGLAEILGRYRDEPGRPRAVAGSSHIEYTAAEAGRAASLTSSSPSVRRWRELLVDGPSPRRPDFPLDLGIVDGRPQRVRIDQVPIADAARTDRLGEWARTANVGLSTLVFAALGVTERRLAGRDRYVTTTVLSTRRGDHLASQGWYINFVPVAFAVRGDAVADVVRDAADALAVAREMAADPVHGALGVLIGEGVLDPSVITNPQMVSYIDFRWFPAAEALRDAVIFTGEGVTDHASIWVSRTDDGLFAAAQRPDNPIAEASVARYFDTVAQVLADLDGADR